In the genome of Bacillus sp. S3, one region contains:
- a CDS encoding hydantoinase/oxoprolinase N-terminal domain-containing protein, producing the protein MYRIGIDVGGTNTDAIILDENRNLIHSVKSPTSLDIKTGIESALRDLIKESGIDRTKITHAMLGTTQCTNAIVERKKLARVGVIRLGYPATASVLPYTAWPEDIVEKLSGNYALVHGGYEYDGQVLGELDEDEIKTLLEEWQDKVESIAVVGVFSSIKNDQELRVRDLIQEVYGAEFPVSCSSLIGSIGLIERENATILNAALCKVIETTTEGFVHALEEEGISGVEVYLCQNDGTLMSIEYAKHFPILTIACGPTNSIRGASYLAEIKDTMVLDVGGTTSDIGVLQDGFPRESSVAVEVGDIRTNFRMPDIISVGLGGGSIVRVDNGKITVGPDSVGYKIGQEALVFGGNTLTATDIAVRLGLADVGDKSLVAHIDEEFAKEVQLEISILIEQAIDKMKTSSEDVQLVIVGGGSIIVPDTIRGVSHILKAEHGGVANAIGASIAQISGQYEQIYIYSKEPREESLKDAQEKAVRQAVLAGAVSSTIELVEVEETPLAYHPENATRLRVKVVGKME; encoded by the coding sequence ATGTATAGAATTGGAATTGATGTTGGTGGAACAAATACAGATGCGATCATTTTAGATGAAAATCGCAACCTCATTCATAGTGTAAAATCTCCAACAAGTTTAGATATTAAGACCGGGATTGAAAGTGCGTTGCGAGATTTAATAAAAGAAAGCGGCATTGACCGGACGAAAATCACTCATGCGATGTTAGGGACAACCCAGTGTACAAATGCGATTGTTGAGCGGAAAAAATTAGCCCGCGTTGGTGTTATTCGTTTAGGATATCCTGCTACTGCCTCCGTCCTCCCTTACACTGCCTGGCCGGAAGATATCGTTGAAAAACTATCAGGGAACTATGCGCTTGTTCACGGCGGCTATGAATATGATGGTCAAGTATTGGGAGAACTTGATGAAGATGAAATTAAAACACTATTAGAAGAATGGCAAGATAAAGTAGAGTCAATTGCCGTGGTTGGCGTTTTTTCCTCTATCAAAAATGATCAAGAACTCAGGGTTCGAGATCTTATCCAAGAAGTATATGGTGCAGAATTTCCTGTTTCATGCTCTTCCTTGATTGGCTCCATCGGTTTAATCGAACGCGAAAATGCGACGATTTTAAATGCGGCATTATGTAAAGTAATTGAAACGACGACAGAAGGGTTTGTTCATGCCTTGGAAGAGGAAGGGATCTCGGGTGTGGAAGTGTATTTATGTCAGAATGACGGAACGTTAATGTCGATTGAATATGCCAAACATTTCCCTATACTAACGATAGCATGCGGACCAACCAATAGTATACGAGGTGCTTCTTATTTAGCAGAGATCAAAGACACGATGGTTCTTGATGTAGGCGGGACGACTTCTGATATCGGGGTCTTACAAGACGGATTTCCAAGAGAGTCTTCTGTAGCCGTTGAAGTAGGGGATATCCGGACAAATTTTAGAATGCCAGATATTATTTCTGTTGGACTGGGCGGAGGAAGTATTGTTCGAGTGGATAACGGTAAGATTACTGTGGGGCCTGATAGTGTAGGATACAAGATTGGTCAAGAAGCACTTGTCTTTGGCGGGAATACGCTTACTGCAACGGATATTGCTGTTCGTCTTGGATTAGCTGATGTTGGTGATAAGAGTTTAGTAGCACATATTGATGAAGAGTTTGCTAAGGAAGTTCAATTGGAAATTTCCATTCTAATTGAACAAGCTATTGATAAAATGAAAACTTCGTCAGAAGATGTTCAACTCGTTATCGTAGGTGGAGGCAGTATTATTGTTCCAGATACGATTCGCGGGGTATCCCATATTCTTAAAGCTGAGCATGGGGGTGTCGCAAATGCGATTGGTGCATCGATTGCTCAAATAAGCGGGCAGTATGAACAGATCTATATCTATTCTAAAGAACCACGTGAGGAATCATTGAAAGATGCACAAGAAAAGGCAGTGCGACAAGCGGTTCTAGCTGGAGCCGTTTCTAGTACGATTGAATTAGTGGAAGTGGAAGAAACTCCACTTGCTTATCATCCGGAAAACGCAACAAGGTTAAGAGTAAAAGTTGTTGGGAAAATGGAATAA
- a CDS encoding M20 family metallopeptidase: protein MGDPIPLLEELIKIDSSTKAGANEAIAYCEQWLTDHGLPVKKLVNNGFHMLVCEIGQGDHTVVLNGHIDVIEAEERQFQPYFEDGKMYGRGTVDMKAGVASFMVAAAYLKDRDLTSRVMLQIVPDEETGGINGTKYLTENGYLGDFIICGEPTNMGIAIQSKGVLQLDISIQGKSAHGSRPWEGTNAITKAINLFEEILELPFAQESSPMFTKPSINLAKIQGGTVYNKVPDLCEMFLDIRYLPDQSPEDIVHQIQPITDGTVTIHNCNNPVKTKADNPYVQALGESIKRITQLEKVTIFGQHGSNDGQFFNKYGGSAVEFGPVGSDWHGENEMVFVDSVREYQHVLVDFILNLDDYLETHP, encoded by the coding sequence ATGGGCGATCCAATCCCCTTATTAGAAGAACTAATTAAAATAGACAGCTCTACAAAAGCAGGTGCAAATGAAGCGATTGCCTATTGTGAACAATGGTTAACAGACCATGGCCTCCCCGTAAAAAAGTTAGTGAATAATGGGTTTCACATGCTGGTTTGTGAAATAGGCCAAGGTGATCATACGGTTGTACTAAACGGACATATCGATGTCATTGAAGCGGAGGAAAGACAGTTCCAACCCTATTTCGAAGATGGAAAAATGTATGGCCGCGGTACAGTGGATATGAAGGCAGGAGTCGCTTCCTTCATGGTGGCAGCAGCATATTTGAAAGACAGGGACTTAACTTCCCGGGTCATGCTTCAAATCGTTCCAGACGAGGAGACCGGCGGCATCAACGGGACCAAATATTTAACAGAAAATGGCTATTTAGGAGATTTTATTATTTGTGGTGAACCAACAAATATGGGGATTGCCATCCAATCTAAAGGCGTACTTCAGCTCGATATTTCCATCCAGGGGAAATCAGCCCATGGGAGCCGTCCATGGGAAGGTACGAATGCAATAACCAAAGCGATTAATCTCTTTGAAGAAATTTTAGAGCTTCCTTTTGCACAAGAAAGCTCCCCTATGTTTACTAAGCCATCTATCAATCTCGCAAAGATCCAAGGAGGAACCGTCTATAATAAGGTACCGGATCTATGTGAAATGTTCCTGGATATCAGATATCTGCCAGACCAGTCTCCGGAGGATATTGTTCATCAGATTCAGCCAATAACAGACGGTACCGTAACAATCCATAATTGCAATAATCCGGTCAAAACCAAAGCAGACAATCCTTATGTACAAGCATTGGGCGAATCAATTAAACGAATCACCCAGCTCGAAAAAGTAACCATATTCGGTCAGCATGGTTCCAACGATGGACAGTTTTTCAACAAGTACGGAGGTTCAGCCGTAGAATTTGGTCCCGTTGGCAGCGACTGGCATGGAGAGAACGAAATGGTTTTTGTCGATTCGGTTAGAGAATATCAGCATGTGCTGGTGGATTTTATTTTGAACTTGGATGATTATCTAGAAACTCACCCATAA
- a CDS encoding ATP-grasp domain-containing protein, translating into MNILLTSTARRIDFVGFFQDALKNAGINGKVITADPEYNAPSLQAGDENYVIPQQTDSNYMETIVEICKKHHVNCLVPLNDWEVPQIAANKKELEKLGVSVFAPDLAIVEKVRDKGKYRGLLDPFGVKTPLSYLNVDDAKKALEKQEVSFPLIVKPRNGSASIGVETIDNVEDLEFAYQLVVRKIKESPLDGDTSREPEENVIIQEVIEGDKFSLDMFNDLNGRFLTSFARKQLGMRGGDIDRCITVNSPELTEIAQRLGKGFGHAGYMNTDVYFNGTDYYVIDINPRFGGGYAFTHSAGADIPAAIIALTAGKQVQEEWLRQTHDIELARHDTVVSINKQKVVQALQE; encoded by the coding sequence TTGAATATCTTATTGACATCAACTGCAAGAAGAATAGACTTTGTAGGATTTTTTCAGGATGCTTTAAAAAATGCTGGTATCAACGGGAAAGTAATTACTGCTGATCCTGAATATAATGCCCCATCGCTCCAAGCAGGAGACGAAAACTATGTAATTCCACAGCAAACGGATTCAAATTATATGGAAACAATAGTGGAGATTTGTAAGAAACATCATGTGAACTGTCTTGTTCCATTGAATGATTGGGAAGTACCCCAAATAGCTGCAAACAAAAAAGAACTGGAGAAATTAGGTGTATCCGTATTTGCGCCGGATTTAGCTATTGTCGAAAAGGTACGGGACAAGGGAAAGTACCGGGGGCTGCTGGATCCGTTTGGCGTTAAGACTCCGCTTTCCTACCTCAATGTTGATGATGCGAAGAAGGCATTGGAAAAACAAGAAGTATCCTTTCCGTTAATCGTGAAGCCCCGTAACGGTTCGGCCTCAATAGGTGTAGAAACTATCGATAATGTAGAGGATTTAGAATTTGCCTATCAGCTTGTCGTCCGAAAGATTAAGGAAAGTCCATTGGATGGCGACACATCCAGAGAACCGGAGGAAAATGTCATTATTCAGGAAGTGATTGAAGGTGATAAGTTTAGTTTGGATATGTTTAACGATTTAAATGGCCGCTTTCTTACTTCATTCGCCCGAAAGCAATTAGGTATGAGGGGCGGAGATATCGATCGGTGCATTACGGTCAATAGCCCGGAATTAACAGAAATCGCACAGCGATTAGGTAAAGGCTTTGGCCATGCAGGCTATATGAACACGGATGTCTATTTCAATGGTACTGATTATTACGTTATTGATATCAACCCCCGCTTTGGCGGCGGTTATGCTTTTACCCATTCAGCAGGAGCTGATATTCCAGCGGCAATCATTGCGCTAACCGCCGGTAAACAGGTGCAAGAGGAATGGCTGCGTCAAACACATGATATCGAGCTAGCACGACATGACACTGTTGTTTCGATAAATAAACAAAAGGTGGTGCAAGCACTTCAAGAGTAA
- a CDS encoding DUF4910 domain-containing protein — MKKGSKIVGTTILIGSLLAASHSAFAETKDNPSQQAFDNKVVKRIDVDRIYENVSYLAETIGSRVAGTAKEDQTVEYIANQFKQYGFNNVEIQPFKFVSSYNRPTTASFSVNGTSYQVTAFGYSQNTPSGGMSSKLVYVGLGSEAEVAGKDVSGNIALVHRGGGIPFATKMSNAKNAGASGVVIINDVAGLPTSNLAADESNLPTLYMTKAEGDALVSTLGQTTLTGTMRIEGAKFIMATSHNVIATKKPQANKDTKQIIMIGAHHDSVAVGTGASDNASGTSVLLELARVLANTPTDTEIRFITFGAEERGLLGSYHYTKQLSKDEINRTVAMFNMDMVGSKNAGKFAMFTVDGKPNTVTTLGNSAGTRLYEAISYNQVGRSDHQPFTEVGIPAAVFSYAPLEPEYHSPNDKIELISKEKLLKTAQVLGAAIYQAARPDTPALERSKVAPIPIEAVLDRDLHL, encoded by the coding sequence TTGAAAAAGGGTTCGAAGATTGTAGGTACAACAATTCTTATTGGAAGTTTATTAGCAGCTTCACACTCTGCTTTTGCAGAGACAAAGGACAATCCATCCCAACAAGCCTTTGACAACAAGGTTGTAAAACGTATTGATGTCGATCGTATTTATGAAAATGTTTCTTATCTGGCGGAGACGATCGGCTCGCGTGTAGCAGGCACGGCAAAGGAAGACCAAACTGTGGAGTACATAGCAAATCAATTTAAGCAATATGGCTTCAATAATGTGGAGATCCAGCCATTTAAATTTGTATCCAGCTACAACAGACCAACGACAGCCTCTTTTTCTGTAAATGGAACGAGTTATCAGGTAACGGCTTTTGGTTACTCGCAAAATACACCATCCGGTGGAATGAGCAGTAAGTTGGTATATGTTGGCCTTGGAAGTGAAGCTGAAGTGGCTGGAAAAGATGTATCCGGAAACATTGCTTTGGTTCATCGAGGCGGAGGAATTCCATTTGCAACAAAAATGTCAAATGCGAAAAATGCCGGGGCAAGTGGAGTTGTTATTATCAACGATGTAGCAGGATTACCCACTTCTAACCTTGCAGCTGATGAATCGAATCTTCCAACCTTATACATGACCAAAGCAGAGGGGGACGCATTAGTTTCTACTTTGGGACAAACAACTCTTACAGGCACAATGCGAATTGAAGGTGCGAAGTTTATCATGGCAACCTCCCATAATGTCATTGCCACAAAAAAACCGCAAGCCAATAAAGATACGAAGCAAATTATCATGATTGGGGCCCACCATGATTCCGTTGCAGTTGGTACTGGAGCAAGTGATAACGCATCAGGAACGTCTGTTTTATTGGAGTTAGCTAGAGTACTGGCAAACACCCCTACTGATACCGAAATTCGTTTTATTACGTTTGGTGCAGAAGAAAGAGGTTTGCTAGGATCCTATCATTATACTAAGCAGCTTTCCAAGGATGAAATTAACCGTACAGTTGCAATGTTTAATATGGACATGGTAGGAAGCAAAAATGCCGGGAAATTTGCAATGTTTACAGTAGATGGCAAACCAAATACCGTCACCACTTTAGGAAATTCAGCAGGAACTAGGTTATATGAGGCGATTTCGTATAACCAGGTCGGAAGGAGTGACCACCAGCCATTTACTGAGGTTGGAATTCCTGCAGCCGTCTTTTCGTATGCTCCTTTAGAACCGGAATACCATTCTCCAAATGATAAAATTGAATTAATAAGCAAAGAAAAACTATTAAAAACAGCTCAAGTACTAGGCGCGGCCATCTATCAGGCAGCACGTCCCGATACACCGGCTTTAGAACGTTCGAAGGTAGCCCCTATACCTATAGAAGCTGTGCTTGACAGGGATCTACACCTTTAA
- a CDS encoding ABC transporter permease subunit, whose translation MKTMVHLLIRFSCLITGFTLFLSIPRLFNIRTGSIDASFENFKEKLWDTLVQFFKNYPIETWLDKNITERYAYTMEVLILSLALITVQGLILAAITLIGPYKFRQFFKRVLDMVEAIPDLLVIFLFQIIVISIYKSTGLKLLQLYGFNAYPYFIPIVVTSFLPTLYLAQFLAKVLEEEVQKEYVIYAKAKGMSLFRIYVFHMLRNTLPLYIIQLRTIVWFVLSNIVLIEYMFKIKGFTIDLGRILFQPAPQVMFNFFLFAVPIILIDILIRYVAYKARGHEEVRL comes from the coding sequence ATGAAAACAATGGTGCATTTATTAATTCGATTTAGTTGTTTGATTACCGGCTTTACGCTCTTTTTGTCTATCCCAAGACTTTTTAATATTCGTACTGGGTCAATTGATGCTAGTTTTGAGAATTTCAAAGAAAAACTGTGGGATACGTTAGTACAGTTTTTTAAAAATTACCCAATCGAAACGTGGCTGGATAAGAATATAACGGAGCGGTATGCATACACCATGGAGGTACTGATTCTGTCATTAGCATTGATAACGGTGCAAGGATTGATATTGGCAGCAATCACGCTCATCGGGCCATATAAGTTCAGACAATTTTTTAAACGGGTATTGGATATGGTCGAAGCAATTCCTGATCTTCTTGTCATTTTTCTGTTTCAGATTATCGTCATATCAATCTATAAGAGCACAGGCCTGAAGCTGCTCCAATTGTATGGATTTAACGCTTATCCGTATTTTATTCCCATCGTCGTCACCTCGTTTTTGCCTACATTATATTTGGCGCAATTTTTAGCAAAGGTATTGGAGGAAGAAGTGCAAAAGGAGTATGTGATCTATGCAAAAGCGAAAGGAATGAGTCTCTTCCGAATTTATGTGTTCCACATGCTTAGGAATACATTACCCTTGTACATTATCCAACTGCGGACAATCGTTTGGTTTGTCCTGTCTAACATTGTATTAATTGAATATATGTTTAAAATCAAGGGATTTACAATTGACCTGGGAAGGATATTGTTTCAACCCGCCCCACAAGTGATGTTCAACTTTTTCCTTTTTGCCGTGCCGATTATTCTCATTGATATATTAATAAGATATGTCGCCTATAAAGCAAGGGGACATGAAGAGGTTCGTTTATGA
- a CDS encoding ABC transporter permease codes for MRKYKMTIAGSMIILGILISSCLYPFYGPADYEKEIFKYDGKGGLIGRAPFPPSLHHIFGTNPNGEDMFLIVLDGAKYTIITAFIVTFLRLLLGVVIGILLSFSHPNIKTYFKDLFIGFRYIPSIIIALLLMTPVTVQYTGIGIWSIITYQIFILGIVAFPAVVLTTADMVDELKKQTFIKSSYLMGATHLHIVRKHLFPYVRSYGLLMGVQQYMNTLVLMMHLGIFSVFIGGPQIGGINDGSDYPPLASLSNEWSGLIGQNFRFLLHYPWVELFPVFGFFFLIIIMNVMKRELTASFQDFQIASFSKRKRSKQGDIQKRRG; via the coding sequence ATGAGAAAATATAAAATGACTATTGCAGGTTCTATGATTATTCTAGGAATCTTAATCTCCAGCTGCCTTTATCCCTTTTATGGGCCGGCAGATTATGAGAAAGAGATATTTAAATATGACGGGAAGGGTGGACTGATCGGCAGGGCCCCGTTTCCGCCTTCTTTACACCATATTTTTGGCACCAACCCAAATGGAGAGGATATGTTCCTTATTGTTTTGGATGGCGCTAAGTACACGATCATAACGGCATTTATCGTCACTTTTCTCCGGCTGCTGCTCGGGGTGGTGATAGGGATCCTCCTTTCCTTTTCCCACCCTAACATAAAAACTTATTTTAAAGATCTTTTTATTGGCTTTAGGTATATACCGAGTATCATTATCGCGCTGCTGCTGATGACACCGGTAACGGTGCAGTATACCGGCATTGGAATCTGGAGTATTATCACCTACCAAATATTTATTTTAGGGATTGTTGCCTTCCCGGCTGTCGTATTAACCACGGCAGATATGGTAGATGAGTTGAAAAAACAAACATTTATCAAGAGTTCCTATCTAATGGGGGCAACTCACTTGCATATCGTCAGAAAGCACTTGTTTCCATATGTAAGGTCATACGGTCTGTTAATGGGGGTCCAACAGTACATGAATACGCTGGTCCTCATGATGCACTTGGGGATATTTTCTGTTTTTATTGGCGGCCCGCAAATTGGCGGCATCAACGACGGGTCGGATTATCCGCCATTGGCCTCATTATCGAATGAATGGTCTGGCCTCATCGGGCAAAATTTTCGGTTCTTACTTCATTACCCATGGGTCGAATTATTTCCGGTATTTGGATTTTTCTTTCTGATTATTATCATGAATGTCATGAAACGGGAATTAACTGCTAGTTTTCAAGATTTTCAGATTGCTTCTTTTTCAAAAAGGAAGCGCTCCAAACAGGGAGATATTCAAAAACGGCGGGGTTAA
- a CDS encoding alpha/beta fold hydrolase, whose protein sequence is MEVEQFLKLRGLKIFVKKIGAGDPVICLHGGPGGEHRFFLPHLEPLAQDFQLVFYDQRGCGQSEPAPSADYTMAEEVETLEELRQQLGMDKLKLIGESWGSMLALLYAVKYPDHVEKLLLTAAVGATAEGFEEFEKELLARLSGEDRDMLDLIMEKMETDEAGTKELFRILDPYYVHSVDALARKTKTKSNAEVNTIMGKDIMEHYNVKSDLHRLADIPVLIVQGESDMITPEKINELLIQYLPNAKLTVIKECGHWTVVEKPGEFIEIVRGFFR, encoded by the coding sequence ATGGAAGTGGAGCAATTTCTAAAACTCAGGGGACTGAAGATTTTTGTCAAAAAAATCGGGGCAGGGGATCCCGTGATTTGCCTTCACGGTGGACCAGGGGGTGAACACCGATTCTTTCTGCCGCACCTAGAACCGCTGGCACAGGATTTTCAGTTGGTTTTTTATGATCAAAGAGGCTGCGGCCAGTCTGAGCCTGCACCTTCTGCAGACTATACGATGGCTGAAGAGGTGGAAACTCTGGAAGAACTCCGGCAACAATTAGGAATGGATAAACTTAAACTGATTGGGGAATCATGGGGTTCGATGCTAGCCCTTTTATATGCTGTTAAGTACCCAGATCATGTAGAAAAACTTCTGTTGACTGCGGCTGTGGGCGCCACAGCTGAGGGGTTCGAGGAATTTGAAAAGGAGCTGCTTGCAAGGCTCTCAGGCGAAGATAGAGATATGTTGGATCTGATCATGGAAAAAATGGAAACGGACGAGGCGGGTACAAAGGAACTTTTCCGGATTCTTGACCCCTACTATGTCCATTCGGTAGATGCTTTAGCGCGTAAAACCAAAACCAAGAGCAATGCCGAAGTAAACACGATTATGGGTAAGGACATCATGGAACATTACAATGTGAAGTCGGATCTTCACAGACTTGCGGACATTCCGGTTCTCATTGTTCAGGGAGAAAGCGACATGATTACTCCTGAAAAAATAAACGAATTGCTGATACAGTATTTACCGAATGCAAAATTAACCGTAATCAAGGAGTGCGGCCATTGGACAGTGGTCGAAAAGCCGGGGGAATTTATCGAGATTGTACGGGGGTTTTTTAGGTAG
- a CDS encoding AraC family transcriptional regulator encodes MSFSVSDQLKVTLFDVKKIQYKSRVIFDYVQSCCTIAYIKKGEVTTTFEGKEYVAEQGDVMIHRPHKPFNVISKTDGIHYLFNIDLKVMEEVDFFSMYPLGKVVKIRDPILYEKKFDELRSIWLQETNEYRTVQSSFLAFSLLHEVIESSKFGGKRSPNEAYITDRFNNVLHYIEKRLGENITRDELAQIYHMNPVYFSRAFKEIYGLTPMKMVKKLRLLHAKRLLETTDDTMEVIAQKCGFCDSPHFTHTFRSAFKISPSEFRKSIKNTKKGFIPTLLDK; translated from the coding sequence ATGTCGTTTAGTGTTAGTGATCAGTTGAAGGTGACGTTGTTTGATGTCAAGAAGATCCAGTATAAGTCGCGGGTAATTTTTGATTATGTGCAGTCTTGTTGTACAATTGCCTATATTAAAAAAGGGGAAGTCACGACAACTTTTGAAGGAAAGGAGTATGTGGCCGAGCAAGGGGATGTGATGATTCATCGGCCCCATAAGCCGTTTAATGTTATTTCCAAAACGGATGGGATCCACTATCTTTTCAATATTGACTTAAAGGTAATGGAGGAAGTGGATTTCTTTAGTATGTATCCACTTGGGAAAGTGGTGAAAATTCGTGATCCAATCCTGTATGAGAAGAAGTTTGATGAACTGAGAAGCATTTGGCTCCAGGAAACAAACGAGTACCGAACCGTTCAGTCCAGCTTTCTCGCCTTCTCGTTACTCCATGAAGTGATCGAAAGCTCGAAGTTTGGAGGAAAACGTTCGCCGAATGAGGCATATATCACGGACCGGTTCAACAATGTGCTTCATTATATCGAGAAAAGATTGGGAGAGAATATAACGCGTGATGAATTGGCGCAAATCTATCATATGAATCCTGTTTATTTCAGCCGTGCCTTTAAAGAAATTTATGGTCTGACACCAATGAAAATGGTGAAAAAACTTAGGCTGCTGCATGCCAAACGACTGCTCGAAACAACCGATGATACGATGGAAGTAATTGCTCAAAAGTGCGGATTTTGTGATTCTCCTCATTTCACTCATACATTCCGGAGTGCCTTTAAAATCTCTCCAAGTGAATTTCGAAAAAGTATCAAAAATACAAAAAAAGGATTCATCCCTACATTGTTAGATAAGTAG